Genomic DNA from Corylus avellana chromosome ca4, CavTom2PMs-1.0:
CGGCCTCACAGAAGCAACTCCGCCGGACCCACCACAGACGAGCGAAAAATATCGGCAGATTCGCGAGATTCACGGACGCCACCAGACCCCATAAGTTACAGATACACAGTCCGTCACGGCGAGAAATTCTTCCAAACTCATGTGCCGTATACAAAAGTAACAAAACCCGCCTACCCAGAGAAAAAGCTCAACCAAACCCAAAGGAAAGGGCAAACCATCACCCATGGATTCTCTCTCTTCAGTTTCGCCCTCCATAATTCTCCCCCCCAGCAGTGACCCCCACCGCCTACGCCGGCGGCGGCGACTCGCCGTGTTGTCTCTGGGCACCCATCGCGTTCCTcgtctctcttcttctctgttCGGTGTCCGATACTCTATGGACCCTTCCAGAAGGAGAGTTCTTGAAGTTTCTTGTAATTCGAGAGGCGCAGCgtcggaagaagaagatgacgGAAGAGAGGAGGTGGAGAGGGCGCTTCACCTGGACGGGACCATTCCCGGCACTTCGGATGAGTTCGTGAAGCGGGTGTCGTCGCGTGCCTACGACATGCGTAGACACCTCCACCAGACCTTCGATAGCAGCAGCTATGATGGTATTGCTTCCAActgttcctttttctttgttgcttttaagttttaattataGCGGTTGCTCATCACAGCATTGTGTCTCTGCTTTTTAGTGTGATTTATATGATCTTGACATGCACAAAAATAACTTTACAATTAGGgcataattatttatttttatcgaTTTTTATTAGTTGACTTATGACTAAACCTTCAAACTCTTACacaaatttcatataattagcTAAGCAATCATCATAACACAAAAGTAATGCTGAATGCTAATTCAATCAACTTTCAATATTCCAAAAAAGTAATGTTCTTTTAATATTTGCACAGAATGCAAGGCATGCCTTTAGTAATTCAAAGTTTTTGCAGCTACTTCATGTTAGCAAGTTCTTTCAATTTgtgcctacaaaaaaaaaaaaaaaaaaaaatctggcaATTTGTGCCAATCCTGCTAAAAGAGGTTATAGAACCTCAATCATAAGTAAAAAAAGATGTGTCAAAAGGTTAAATTCAAGCAAATCcacacaattaaaaaaaaaaaggagaaacatttttttaaatgtgaaaaAGATGTAGGAaatcttttcttatttcttagTCATTCatattctctaaaaaaaaaccaaagaaaaagtGTTAAGACTGGGAGCTTACAATAATGAAGAGATTGTTCTCTCTGGTTTGAGAGGCAGCTAGGCACAACTTTGGTCAGCAAGATGGGTTTTCTTTGCCCTTTATTGTGACTTTTGACGGTTGAAAATCATGAAAGATAAAAGGAAAAGTAGAGAGAAAAGGGAGGCATGgcttgggttttgtttttgggatTGGGATGGGCTGCTAGACACAGATATTTTTTAGGGCTACCATTGAGAAAGTGCCAAATATGCCtataaacttatttttttctcagATCTTGGGTCTAACCAAGGTTGGGTTGGGATTTTTGGGGGCCACCATTGGGAAACTGTTATAGGTTTCTATTAGCCTTTTTTTCCCCCTATTATTTAGGGGGTCATGATCCTATTTGGCCCCCCCATACCTTCGCCCTTGCTGCAGAGCTGTGCTGGTGGGTGGACAGTTCATCCATCCTGacctaaaaagagaaaaatagcaCCCCAAATGGCAACTCAATCAGCTAGGGATGACACCTCATGAAGTGGGGGTaattagtttgaattttttcttccCCTCCCCAGCCAAttacttattgaaaaatatgaagaaaaaaaaaattttttaaaaaaggtgaAGGCAGTTCAAATAAATCTCACTCTAGCATCACGTGCCTTCCACTTGGCATGATATCAATTATGACATGTGGATTTTGACATTTCCATATATTTGCAATTAGATTGAATCATCGTCTATTATATCCTTTCATTCTAATCATTGTCTAAGCCTCACCAAACTTCTTTGGCCTCAGCTGAATGGAGCTTTTTCTACTTCATTTACTACCAtctttaatacatttttttttggagtgttAGTATATTGGCCATCACCAACTGTCTGATATATGAGGCTTAAGAGTAAACTATTTACTTAAAACACATTTGCATCTTTTTTTGTCTCTTAACCATTCTATCATTGTGGTTGAGAAATATCATTATTAGTGATAttgctgtctctctctctctctctctctagtttagaATGCAGGGTCCATTTGTATTTCTTATTTGAGTATTCCGAGTGTTGCTGATCATtcattgttcaaaattgttacaTCAGTATATGATGTGATATGCTTTATTTCTGCTAGGCTTGGTGTTCTGTTCTTATataatgcccttttttttttttttgttcatgtaAAATGCTTCtcattttctatcatttttatTCTGGTACAGTACTGGAGGCCAACCCATGGAGAGAAACTTCAAAGCCTGTCTATGTACTCACCCACAGGGAAAACCAATTGTGCACAATGAAAACCCGAAGAAATCGCAGGTCTCATTTGGTTCAATAATGTTCCAACTTTCTTTTGGATAATTGTTACTGTTGCACCAGATCAATTTGTTTGTTCTTTCTGTGACAGTGAAGTTGAAAGGGAGCTTGGGTTACTGTTTTCTAAGGGGGGAAAGTTGAGGTCTGGAATTGGAAATCAAACTAAACAATCGAGAACTGGGACAAAGTTTCAGATGCTTGTGGAGGATATTAGGGAGGGAGTGCTAGTAAGTGGTTAAGCTTGGTTTTCCCATATTTGTGGTGTTGGAAGCAATTTTTGTGAATGCAAATACATGAGCAAGAACCCTATGTTTGTTGAACAACAAATTTACAGTTCATGTGCTCTAATTATCCGCTTGCTTACCCGCCAGGACCCCTTAAAACAAGAAGCTTTAAACACTCTAATCACCGCTTTCCATGGTACTTTCCTGCGGGAATAGTTCAATGCAGGCCTAGATCTTTTGCATTCTCTCTGATTTGATCTCTGGTTGCAAAAAATCAGAAACTTCATTATCGTTGCAGGTATTTGAAGATGAAAATGAAGCTGCAAAGTATTGCGACTTGCTGCAAGGCGGAGGTAAAGGTTGTGAAGGTGTTGCAGAGATAGAAGCCTCATCAGTAAGAAACAGAGCAATCTAAAAGATGTCGCTCACTTGCTCAGTATATAAAAATGAGTCTTTATAATAAGAATTTCTAAAATTATCTACAGGTATTTGATCTTTGCCAGAAAATGAGGGCGCTTGCAGTTCTGTTCCGTCGAGGAAGGACACCTCCTCTACCTCAAAGCCTCGAGCTCAACCTGAGGGCCCGGAAGCGGTCTCTTGAAGACACCGAGGATTTGGCATGAAGCTCCTGTAATTGGAAGAATATGTTCATGAAATTGTGCTACCAATGCTGAGGGTTGGAACTAAATATTGTAAACCAAGTTTTTTTAGCTGGATCTATAGTATGTATTCATTTGTAAGTAAATTATACAACTCAAATGctcaaggaaaaataaaaggaattaTACAACCcacataaaatttatatattttgtttttatcttcgAAGGCCATGATAGATTAGTTCCACATGTCGCTAACAAGCCGAAGAACATCCATGTGGAGCCAACATGATCAAGTTCGATATGCATCTTCGAACGTGAATTTGATAGTCTTTCAAACTTTACAGTGCTATTCATAAAAGTGATAGTCTTTCAAACTTTACAGTGCTATTCATAATGTATAAAACTTTAGACACATGATGCAGATTTGGGACTTAAATGAATtcctatttctctttttttttttttgtggacatgaaaataataataataataataataattgtattaaaaaaatcaatctcgACCCGTTCGCATGTCGGTAAGCTTAGGAAATCCAAATATAAAGTAAAGATTAAAGCAATcgcaaaagaaaatgaaataaagagagagagaagaaagtaATAGAAAGTAGGCACGCTATTCACACACTCACACTGTCGAAGGCACGAAGAAAGTCGGAGAGAGAATCACATTCTGTTGAAAAAGTAAAACCGGACTAACGGACATAAAAGTGATAAAACTGACATTAGACCTACAGGCTACAGCGCCccagctctctctctccaattCATTTCCCACTTTTGCTAAAGCTAAAAACAGATTCCAAAATTCGCCAAGTCACACAGCTAAGCTGCTGCACAAAATCTCGCGCAAAGCAGCCAATCACAATCAAATCTAGTTGATCCGATCCGATCCAATCGCTGGTGATGAGCTCGGATTCGTGCTCCGGCGGCGAGAACCCCGGAAGTAAGGGAGGCTCAACGTCGGACAAggagaagcagaaggagaaggCGAGGGTGAGCCGGACCTCGCTGATCCTCTGGCACGCCCACCAGAACGACGCAGTTGCGGTCCGCAAGCTTCTAGAGGAAGATCGGTCCCTGGTCCACGCCAGAGACTACGACAACCGTACTCCGCTCCATGTGGCCTCCCTCCACGGCTGGATCGACGTCGCCAAGTGCCTGATCGACTCTGGCGCCGACGTCAACGCTCAGGATCGCTGGAAGAACACCGTAATTCGTTCGCCAATTTActgctttctttttcctcctctaTATTAGTTTGTTGTTTAATTGAATTCGATGTTTAATTTTCTATGATATGTCAAATAAACTCTTGTAGTTATAAGAGAGGAGCCtattcaaattgtaattttctgCGAATGGAACAGTAAAACTGTTGCAAAATACGCGAATGATTGTGGATAAGCTTCGGTCAATGAGTGTGGAGTTGAATGAGGGAGTAAGCGTGAGGTCATACAAAGTTTCTAATGCATGAATTTGCTTGCGAATGTAAAAATGGAAGTGCAATGTCTGGTGGAACTGCAAGTGAATAAACTGTGCCTAAGTCTAAAATAACACATTTCTATATCGGTATTTGTGAACATGAACTTGCAAGTTGATTTTCATTGACGTCGTTTGTTAACTTGGGTTGAATGGATGAAGCAGCATGTTATatagtttttgtgtttttctaaAGAAATAGGATGAAACAAATCGCTGCTACGTCACGTAGCTATTATCTTAAATTCCATTACACTTGCAAATCTGGAATTTAAATGCAATGGTATGATATGCATTATCAGGAAAAGGGATTCTTTTTACTCAATATGggacttatttatttattttattttatttataagtaTTTAATCTGGAATTTCCCTCAGATGAATAATTATCTGGAGTTTCCCTCATGACAGCCTCTAGCTGATGCTGAAGGAGCTAAAAAGCACAGCATGATTGAACTGTTGAAATCATATGGTGGCTTGTCGTACGTAAGTATattgtcctctctctctctctcttttcctgGACTTTGATTGATGGGATAGCAAATTCTGCTTTTTAAGGAACTAGCTCAGTCTTAAGAACTTTCTTTCAGGAAGAGAAAACAGTAAGTTTTAGCACTAGTTTCTTCAGATGTGTGTTGCTGGAAACTTGTGGTCTGTTGCCTTTTATTGCCATCAAGGATAAATTGAGGTCATAAGTTTTGTGGATTTTAGCTTCCACTAGCCCTTTGTAGTGTGGTTATATcatcatatatttttcttttttcttttttacatgtctgcatAAGGGGAGGAAAATGGGGGATAAgtattcgaactagtgacctccgcttcatgaaacGTAGTCTCCAGCTAGTTGGGCTATCCCCTTGGGGACAACATCATCATACCTTCATCACAAATAATGGGAGGGTTTGATTTGTGCGTTAATATATGATTTTTggtaaaaagagagagagagagagaggagggaaaGAACATAGGTTTGCTTATGGCTAGAGGGACTATGTTTTGGTATTTGGCCCACAATAATTAGACTTTGGACCGACCAAGTCGTCTTTTGCCAAAATGAATGTGTGATAATATGTAGTGGTGGTTGTCAGTGAACCTTCAAATACTATGGTTGATTTGGAGTTTCCTTCACAACTGTGAGTTCCCTGCTCTTTCTGGAAAACATATCATTCAAAACTCCTATAAGGGGTCCTGCCCATGAAAACGGTATGGTTGTAAACCCTTATGATGCTTGTCTTTTCTATGTTTTACTAGTTGTCAATTAGAAGTTGGATAACATGGCAAGGTGCTAAAGAAAGTTGGATAACATGGCAAGGTAATATATGTTAGTGGAGCTTCAATTTCGATACGTGAACTTGTGTTTCCTCATAAAATGAAATGAGAAGGGGGATCGGATTCTATTTGTACCGTATCTGAAATGAATTTTGGTTATTCCACCCTTCAACTCCTTTGGACTAGATTTTTGAGTCTTTTAACCATATAATTTAATCATTCTATTTTAATACATATGAAACGTGGAAACAATTTACAAGTCACATATGACCAGTTTGCTCCAACATGGAAATGCACCTTTCTTGTTTGTTCTTAATGTTCTAGCATCACATGCCTTCAAATTGGCATCATATCAATGCTAGGTATATGAGACTCGTAACATTCATATTCtgtggattttttgttttatttgcttttgCAGGCTCTAAGTTTGATTATGCATTTTGCAGGGCCAAAATGGAAGCCATTTTGAACCAAAGCCTGTTCCACCCCCTCTGCCAAACAAGTGTGACTGGGAAATTGAACCTTCTGAGCTGGACTTCTCAAACTCGGCTATTATCGGCAAGGTCTGACTCtagttttctttaaattagTAATGAACAAACACTATGGGGGCAAGTCATGCAAACTGTGCCAAGTAGTCACTatgatttataaaatttctTGTTTGAATGTTTTAATAAGCGAGTCTGATGATGCTATTCAAATACTGTGACTAGGATTTTTCTGTCTATTATTTTGCTGCAGccagaatttaatttttgttttagaagttATACATTCTGCCTTTGGTGTGTGGTATTTGTTCTTGGGGATCATATTACCAGTTATCACATGATTTCATTCCCATTGAAAGTATGCCACCTACACCTATACTTCATTTCCCCTGGCTAGGTAAGGTGCTGAGATAATTATTGAGAGAAATAGAATACATAGTATCTCTGAAATTGATCTTTGTAAGAGAGGGTAGTTCCCCTTAGGCTAAAATAATTCATCTTTACTCAGCACTTTCGCATAGTTGTTTCGTGCTGTTGGTCTGTCGTGTCTTTAACTTGTTGGTTCTGTCATTTAGTTTGCAACTTGAATCATTTATATTCTGCTCACAATCTGGGTGTCAGTGTACAGCTATCAGTGTGTTGCTTTAATCTATCTATATAGATGTGCTTTCACTGATGATGGCTGATGCTGGCAGGGATCTTTTGGTGAGATTTTAAAAGCCTATTGGCGTGGAACACCTGTAGCCATCAAACGCATTCTTCCATCACTTTCAGATGACAGATTGGTGATGTAAGATCCATTTTCTTATAACGTTTTTCTATAGGTTTTAATCATTTGTTGTATTATGGCTGTATAACCTGATTATTTTGGAGAAATAGTGTATTCttttcatatctctctctcaccctctcTCGTTCTCTCTGTCTGTGTGTATGTCTTCGTTCCAGTTTACATAATGAATCAACTCTCTGTATGTCGACTTTATTGTTATATCCTTTTTACACGGCTAGTCCCAATTCCGGATAAAGGAGGAGTTCATGGTTGGTTGACAGCCAGTGTAGAACTTTTGTCACATCTTATGAACATTTACATATGACTTTGGGgctttaacataaaaaataaaacaaaaaaaaattaaaaacaaaaaacatgatTGTCAAATAAAGATATGGCCTAAATAGGGCCAACTAGCGTAAAAGGATCCATGTAACCACCCTCAATTAGTTGGGTGTAAGGTATAGTTGTGGTTGTGGTATATGTTATGAAATGCTCTGGTTGAGAGGGAGCAGAACCAAAGTAATGGAtgaaatttatatttcatttggaTTAGATATACTTTTCTTAGATGATTCGCTCAGAATTCTTTTCCGAGAGATGGTAAGTCTATAGAAATTGGAAGGGATCTTTACTATCCATTTATAAACATTCTGTAGGgcttaagaaaattatttatgtGGTGCTTGTTGCCTATATCAAAATTTCCTTTCTGACTCAGTTTCTAATttaccaaaaaatgaaaattgctTACCTATTCTTTGCTTCCTGATTCAGTC
This window encodes:
- the LOC132177450 gene encoding uncharacterized protein LOC132177450 isoform X2, with protein sequence MDSLSSVSPSIILPPSSDPHRLRRRRRLAVLSLGTHRVPRLSSSLFGVRYSMDPSRRRVLEVSCNSRGAASEEEDDGREEVERALHLDGTIPGTSDEFVKRVSSRAYDMRRHLHQTFDSSSYDVLEANPWRETSKPVYVLTHRENQLCTMKTRRNRSEVERELGLLFSKGGKLRSGIGNQTKQSRTGTKFQMLVEDIREGVLKLHYRCRYLKMKMKLQSIATCCKAEVKVVKVLQR
- the LOC132177450 gene encoding uncharacterized protein LOC132177450 isoform X1, giving the protein MDSLSSVSPSIILPPSSDPHRLRRRRRLAVLSLGTHRVPRLSSSLFGVRYSMDPSRRRVLEVSCNSRGAASEEEDDGREEVERALHLDGTIPGTSDEFVKRVSSRAYDMRRHLHQTFDSSSYDVLEANPWRETSKPVYVLTHRENQLCTMKTRRNRSEVERELGLLFSKGGKLRSGIGNQTKQSRTGTKFQMLVEDIREGVLVFEDENEAAKYCDLLQGGGKGCEGVAEIEASSVFDLCQKMRALAVLFRRGRTPPLPQSLELNLRARKRSLEDTEDLA